The following are encoded together in the Pseudanabaena sp. FACHB-2040 genome:
- a CDS encoding HAMP domain-containing protein, whose product MPTARVASDADSLDLKQLLHVLSEVKKGNFSARMPIDQTGIAGKIADTLNDIIEINERTAAELERVSTVVGKEGKLNERASLSGAKGSWHACFKSVNALITDLVQPTAETARVIRAVANGDLSQTIATEIESRPLQGEFLQTAHIVNTMVEQLNSFASEVTRVAREVGTEGKLGVQAEVPGVAGTWKDLTDSVNLMAGNLTAQVRNIAEVTTAVANGDLSKKITVNVKGEILELKNTINIMVDQLNSFASEVTRVAREVGTEGKLGVQAEVRGVAGTWKDLTDSVNSMAGNLTAQVRNIAEVTTAVANGDLSKKITVDVKGEILELKNTVNTMVDQLNSFASEVTRVAREVGAEGKLGGQAQVRGVAGTWKDLTDSVNFMAGSLTAQVRNIAEVTTAVANGDLSKKITVDVKGEILELKDTINTMVDQLNSFASEVTRVAREVGTEGKLGVQAEVPGVAGTWKDLTDNVNLMAGNLTGQVRNIAEVATAIATGDLSKKITVNVKGEILELKNTINIMVDQLNSFASEVTRVAREVGAEGKLGGQAQVPGVAGTWKDLTDSVNFMAGNLTAQVRNIAEVTTAVANGDLSKKITVDVKGEILELKDTINTMVDQLSSFASEVTRVAREVGSEGKLGVQADVRGVAGTWKDLTDSVNSMAGNLTAQVRNIAEVTTAVANGDLSKKITVDVRGEILELKNTINIMVDQLNSFASEVTRVAREVGTEGKLGVQAEVRGVAGTWKDLTDSVNSMAGNLTAQVRNIAEVTTAVANGDLSKKITVDVKGEILELKDTINTMVDQLSSFASEVTRVAREVGTEGKLGVQADVRGVAGTWKDLTDSVNSMAGNLTGQVRNIAEVTTAVANGDLSKKITVDVKGEILELKNTVNTMVDQLNSFASEVTRVAREVGAEGKLGGQAEVRGVAGTWKDLTDSVNFMAGSLTAQVRNIAEVTTAVANGDLSKKITVDVKGEILELKDTINTMVDQLNSFASEVTRVAREVGTEGKLGGQAYVKGVAGTWKDLTDNVNLMAGNLTAQVRNIAEVATAIAGGDLSKKITVDVKGEILDLKNTINTMVDQLSSFASEVTRVAREVGTEGKLGGQANVMGVAGVWKDLTDNVNSMAGNLTAQVRGIAKVVTAVANGDLKRQLMLDAKGEIETLADTINEMIGTLATFADQVTTVAREVGIEGKLGGQAKVPGAAGTWRDLTDNVNAMAANLTTQVRAIAEVATAVTKGDLTRSISVEALGEVAALKDNINQMIANLRETTQKNTEQDWLKTNLAKFTRMLQGQRDLETVSKLILSELAPLVFAQHGMFYLMEASDSQSSYLKLISTYAYRERKHLANRFHLGEGLVGQCALEKERILLTEVPSDYIKISSGLGEASPLNVVVLPVLFEGQVTAVIELASFHRFSEIHLTFFDQLTESIAIVLNTIAASMRTEELLKQSQSLAEELQTQQKELTETNQRLEQQAQSLKASEELLKNQQEQLQQTNEELEEKAELLVLQKREVERKNQEIERARLSLEDKAEQLALTSKYKSEFLANMSHELRTPLNSLLILARLLSDNSESNLTQKQVEYARTIHSSGADLLELINDILDLAKIESGTLSVEIEPLTFTDLRSHIERTFHQVAQDKQLDFAIRLDERLPKALYTDSKRLQQVLKNLLANAFKFTDQGQVQLDIGVAAQGWSPNNEALSNAEQVITFAVTDTGIGIPVDKQQIIFEAFQQVDGTTSRRYGGTGLGLSISREITRLLQGEIKLVSELNRGSTFTLYLPHPHPRGREGDRSLMERSYQGSGDTRWLDGSIEPQRQPLALPGTSWQPAVSPAPSEPLSTLLLEQEIEDDRDTLQPGDHALLIVEDDLNFASILLDMARQNGFKGIVATRGDAGLALAREFKPSAIMLDIRLPMMDGWMVLDRLKHELSTRHIPVHLMSIEDGQRRGLQQGALAFLQKPISSESISQALTDIKQFIERPVRNLLIVEDDQSQSHSIAELIGNTDVASTAVGTGAEALEALRTRPYDCLVLDLGLPDMTGFELIERIHQELQLRHLPIIVYTGKELTPEEETELRRISDTIIIKDVKSPERLLDETSLFLHRMQTNLPAPQRMMLEHLQQSDPVLAEKKVLIVDDDVRNIFALTSLLERHQMQVVYAENGRDGITLLQNNSDVDLVIMDVMMPEMDGYQTIGHIRKVEQFSNLPIIALTAKAMKGDREKCIEAGASDYITKPVDTEQLLSLLRVWLYQ is encoded by the coding sequence ATGCCAACTGCACGAGTCGCGAGTGATGCCGATTCTCTCGATCTTAAACAACTCTTACATGTGCTTTCAGAGGTCAAGAAAGGCAATTTTTCAGCTCGGATGCCAATTGACCAAACAGGCATTGCCGGAAAAATCGCGGACACGCTCAACGACATCATTGAGATCAACGAGCGCACCGCAGCAGAGCTAGAGCGCGTTAGTACGGTTGTGGGCAAAGAGGGCAAGCTGAACGAACGGGCCTCGCTGAGCGGTGCCAAAGGCTCCTGGCATGCCTGCTTTAAATCTGTGAACGCGCTCATCACAGACTTGGTGCAGCCAACAGCAGAAACGGCCCGCGTGATTCGAGCGGTGGCTAATGGCGACTTGTCTCAAACAATTGCGACCGAAATCGAGAGCAGGCCGCTGCAGGGAGAGTTTCTGCAAACGGCCCATATCGTCAATACGATGGTGGAGCAGCTCAACTCCTTTGCCTCAGAAGTGACTCGCGTGGCCCGCGAGGTAGGCACCGAAGGCAAGCTAGGCGTGCAGGCCGAGGTGCCAGGGGTTGCAGGCACGTGGAAAGACCTGACCGATTCTGTCAACCTGATGGCGGGCAACCTGACAGCCCAGGTGAGGAACATCGCCGAAGTGACCACGGCAGTTGCCAATGGCGATCTGTCTAAGAAAATCACGGTGAATGTTAAAGGTGAGATTTTAGAGCTGAAAAACACCATCAACATCATGGTGGATCAGCTCAACTCCTTTGCCTCTGAGGTGACCCGCGTAGCTCGCGAGGTAGGCACCGAAGGTAAGCTGGGCGTGCAGGCCGAAGTCCGGGGCGTGGCGGGCACCTGGAAAGACCTGACCGACTCCGTGAACTCGATGGCAGGCAACCTGACGGCCCAGGTGAGGAACATCGCTGAAGTGACCACGGCAGTGGCTAATGGCGACCTGTCTAAGAAGATCACCGTCGATGTCAAAGGCGAGATCTTAGAGCTGAAAAACACGGTCAACACAATGGTGGACCAGCTCAACTCCTTTGCCTCCGAGGTGACTCGGGTCGCCCGAGAAGTGGGGGCTGAGGGCAAGCTGGGCGGACAAGCCCAAGTCCGAGGCGTGGCAGGCACTTGGAAAGACCTGACCGATTCTGTGAACTTCATGGCGGGCAGCTTGACAGCCCAGGTGAGGAACATTGCTGAAGTGACTACTGCGGTAGCTAATGGCGACCTGTCTAAAAAGATCACCGTCGATGTCAAAGGCGAGATCTTAGAGCTAAAAGACACGATCAACACGATGGTGGACCAGCTCAACTCCTTTGCCTCGGAGGTAACTCGGGTGGCCCGCGAAGTAGGCACCGAAGGTAAGCTCGGAGTACAGGCCGAAGTGCCAGGCGTAGCAGGCACCTGGAAAGACCTGACCGACAACGTGAACCTGATGGCAGGCAACCTGACGGGACAGGTGAGGAACATCGCTGAGGTAGCAACTGCGATCGCAACCGGCGACCTCTCGAAGAAAATTACAGTGAATGTGAAAGGCGAGATCCTAGAGCTGAAAAACACCATCAACATCATGGTGGATCAGCTCAACTCGTTTGCCTCAGAGGTGACTCGGGTAGCCCGAGAAGTAGGGGCCGAAGGTAAGTTGGGCGGCCAGGCTCAGGTGCCGGGGGTAGCAGGCACTTGGAAGGATCTGACTGACTCTGTGAACTTCATGGCGGGCAACCTGACGGCCCAGGTAAGGAACATCGCTGAGGTGACTACTGCGGTAGCTAACGGCGATTTGTCTAAGAAGATCACGGTTGATGTCAAGGGCGAGATTTTAGAGCTAAAAGACACGATCAATACGATGGTGGACCAGCTTAGCTCGTTTGCTTCTGAGGTGACCCGCGTAGCTCGTGAGGTAGGCTCAGAAGGCAAGCTGGGAGTGCAGGCCGATGTGCGAGGCGTGGCGGGCACCTGGAAAGACTTGACCGATTCCGTGAACTCGATGGCGGGCAACCTGACAGCCCAGGTAAGGAACATCGCTGAAGTGACTACGGCGGTAGCTAACGGTGATTTGTCCAAGAAAATCACGGTTGATGTTAGAGGCGAGATTTTAGAGCTGAAAAACACTATCAACATCATGGTGGACCAGCTCAACTCCTTTGCCTCCGAGGTGACCCGGGTGGCTCGCGAGGTGGGCACCGAAGGCAAGCTAGGCGTGCAGGCCGAAGTTCGAGGTGTGGCGGGTACTTGGAAAGACCTGACCGATTCTGTGAACTCAATGGCGGGTAACCTGACCGCCCAGGTGAGGAACATCGCTGAGGTGACTACGGCTGTAGCTAACGGCGACCTGTCCAAGAAAATCACGGTTGATGTCAAGGGCGAGATTTTAGAGCTAAAAGACACGATCAACACGATGGTCGATCAGCTCAGCTCGTTTGCCTCGGAGGTGACTCGGGTCGCCCGTGAGGTGGGCACTGAAGGCAAGCTGGGCGTGCAGGCCGATGTCCGAGGTGTGGCAGGCACCTGGAAGGATTTGACTGATTCCGTGAACTCGATGGCAGGTAACCTGACGGGGCAGGTGCGAAATATTGCCGAAGTGACTACGGCGGTAGCTAACGGTGATCTCTCGAAGAAGATCACGGTTGACGTGAAGGGCGAGATCCTAGAGCTGAAGAACACGGTCAATACCATGGTGGACCAGCTCAACTCCTTTGCCTCCGAGGTGACTCGGGTGGCTCGAGAAGTAGGGGCTGAGGGCAAGCTGGGTGGGCAGGCCGAAGTTCGAGGCGTGGCAGGCACCTGGAAAGACCTAACCGATTCTGTAAACTTCATGGCGGGCAGCCTAACAGCCCAGGTGAGGAACATCGCCGAAGTGACTACGGCAGTCGCTAATGGCGACCTGTCTAAAAAAATCACCGTTGATGTCAAAGGCGAGATCCTAGAGCTAAAAGACACGATCAATACGATGGTGGATCAGCTCAACTCGTTTGCCTCGGAGGTGACTCGGGTGGCTCGGGAAGTGGGCACCGAAGGCAAGCTAGGTGGGCAAGCCTATGTAAAAGGCGTAGCGGGCACCTGGAAGGACCTGACCGACAACGTGAACCTAATGGCGGGCAACCTCACGGCTCAGGTGAGGAACATTGCTGAGGTGGCAACTGCGATCGCAGGTGGCGACCTCTCCAAGAAAATCACGGTTGACGTCAAAGGTGAGATTCTAGACCTGAAAAACACGATCAACACGATGGTGGACCAGCTCAGCTCCTTTGCTTCTGAGGTGACCCGTGTGGCTCGGGAAGTGGGCACTGAAGGTAAGCTGGGCGGGCAGGCCAACGTCATGGGCGTGGCCGGAGTCTGGAAAGACCTGACCGACAACGTGAACTCAATGGCGGGCAACCTCACAGCCCAGGTGCGAGGCATCGCCAAAGTTGTAACGGCAGTTGCCAACGGCGACCTAAAACGCCAGCTAATGCTAGATGCCAAGGGCGAAATCGAAACCCTGGCCGATACGATCAACGAGATGATCGGCACGCTTGCCACCTTCGCCGATCAGGTGACGACGGTCGCCCGCGAGGTGGGTATTGAAGGCAAGCTGGGCGGACAGGCCAAAGTCCCTGGCGCAGCAGGCACCTGGCGCGACCTGACCGACAACGTAAACGCGATGGCGGCCAACCTGACGACTCAGGTACGTGCGATCGCAGAAGTCGCCACGGCTGTAACCAAGGGTGACCTTACGCGCTCCATTTCAGTCGAAGCCCTAGGGGAAGTGGCCGCCCTCAAAGACAACATCAACCAGATGATTGCCAACCTGCGGGAAACAACCCAGAAGAACACCGAGCAAGACTGGCTCAAGACTAACCTGGCTAAGTTCACCCGCATGCTGCAGGGCCAGCGCGATCTCGAAACGGTGTCCAAGCTCATCCTCTCTGAGCTAGCCCCGCTGGTATTTGCCCAGCACGGCATGTTTTACCTGATGGAGGCGAGTGACAGCCAATCCTCCTACCTCAAGCTGATCAGCACCTACGCCTACCGGGAGCGCAAGCACCTGGCCAACCGCTTCCACCTGGGCGAAGGGCTGGTCGGCCAGTGCGCCCTAGAAAAAGAGCGCATTCTGCTCACCGAAGTCCCGTCAGACTACATCAAAATCAGCTCGGGGCTCGGTGAAGCCAGCCCGCTCAATGTGGTTGTGCTGCCCGTGCTGTTTGAGGGGCAGGTCACGGCGGTGATTGAGTTGGCCTCCTTCCATCGCTTTAGTGAAATCCACCTGACCTTCTTCGATCAGCTAACAGAGAGCATTGCGATCGTGCTCAATACGATTGCAGCCAGCATGCGAACTGAGGAACTGCTCAAGCAGTCTCAATCTCTGGCAGAAGAGCTGCAAACTCAGCAAAAAGAGCTGACCGAGACCAACCAGCGGCTAGAGCAGCAGGCCCAATCGCTCAAGGCCTCGGAGGAACTGCTCAAGAACCAGCAAGAACAGCTACAGCAGACCAACGAGGAGCTAGAGGAAAAAGCAGAGCTACTGGTGCTGCAAAAACGGGAAGTGGAGCGTAAAAACCAGGAAATCGAGCGAGCTCGTCTCTCTTTAGAAGACAAGGCAGAGCAGCTAGCGCTCACCTCCAAATACAAGTCAGAATTTCTGGCCAACATGTCTCACGAGCTGCGAACGCCGCTCAACAGTCTGCTGATTTTGGCGCGGCTGCTCTCCGACAACAGCGAGAGTAATCTGACTCAGAAACAGGTTGAGTATGCCCGCACGATTCATTCTTCGGGGGCGGATTTGCTGGAGTTAATCAACGACATCCTCGATCTAGCCAAGATTGAGTCAGGCACCCTATCGGTCGAGATTGAGCCTTTGACCTTTACAGATCTGCGCAGCCATATCGAGCGTACCTTCCACCAAGTGGCTCAAGACAAGCAGCTAGACTTCGCAATTCGCCTAGATGAGCGGCTACCCAAGGCCCTGTACACCGATTCGAAGCGGCTGCAGCAGGTGCTGAAAAATCTGCTGGCAAATGCCTTTAAGTTCACGGATCAGGGTCAGGTGCAGCTCGATATTGGTGTAGCCGCTCAGGGATGGAGCCCCAACAACGAGGCCCTGAGTAACGCTGAGCAGGTGATTACCTTTGCCGTTACAGATACGGGCATTGGTATTCCGGTTGACAAGCAGCAGATCATCTTTGAAGCCTTCCAGCAGGTAGACGGCACCACCAGCCGCCGCTATGGCGGCACTGGCCTCGGCCTATCGATTAGCCGAGAGATTACCCGTCTGCTGCAGGGTGAAATTAAGCTGGTCAGCGAACTCAACCGGGGCAGCACGTTCACGCTCTATCTGCCCCACCCCCATCCCCGAGGTCGCGAAGGCGATCGCAGTTTGATGGAGCGTTCATACCAGGGCAGTGGAGACACGCGATGGCTAGACGGTTCTATAGAGCCGCAACGGCAGCCTCTAGCTCTACCCGGAACCAGCTGGCAACCTGCTGTCAGCCCCGCACCTTCCGAGCCCCTCTCGACCCTGCTGCTAGAGCAGGAAATCGAAGACGATCGCGATACGCTGCAGCCCGGTGATCATGCACTGCTGATTGTGGAGGACGATCTCAACTTTGCTAGCATTTTGCTAGATATGGCCCGACAAAATGGATTTAAGGGCATCGTGGCTACCCGAGGTGATGCTGGCCTGGCTTTAGCTCGAGAGTTCAAACCCTCCGCCATCATGCTCGACATTCGCCTGCCCATGATGGATGGCTGGATGGTTCTAGATCGGCTCAAGCATGAGCTGTCAACCCGCCATATTCCGGTTCACCTGATGTCTATTGAAGATGGTCAGAGACGGGGTCTGCAGCAGGGTGCTCTGGCGTTTCTGCAAAAACCCATCAGCAGTGAATCTATTTCTCAAGCCCTAACCGACATCAAGCAGTTCATTGAGCGTCCAGTCAGAAACCTGCTTATTGTGGAAGACGACCAATCCCAAAGCCACAGTATTGCCGAGCTGATCGGTAACACCGATGTTGCTAGTACGGCTGTCGGTACAGGAGCAGAAGCGCTAGAGGCTCTGCGCACCAGACCCTATGACTGCCTAGTGCTCGATCTCGGACTGCCTGACATGACGGGCTTTGAGCTAATCGAGAGAATCCACCAGGAACTTCAGCTGAGGCACCTGCCGATCATTGTTTACACCGGCAAAGAACTGACGCCAGAAGAGGAAACCGAGCTGCGCCGGATTTCAGACACCATCATCATCAAAGACGTTAAATCTCCCGAACGTCTGCTAGATGAAACGTCTTTGTTTTTGCACCGGATGCAGACCAACTTACCTGCCCCCCAGCGGATGATGCTAGAGCATCTGCAGCAAAGCGATCCTGTGCTAGCGGAGAAAAAAGTTCTAATTGTCGATGACGATGTTCGCAATATTTTTGCTCTGACGAGTCTGTTGGAGCGTCATCAAATGCAGGTTGTTTACGCCGAAAATGGGCGAGATGGCATCACCCTGCTGCAGAATAATTCGGACGTCGATCTTGTCATTATGGACGTGATGATGCCCGAAATGGACGGTTATCAAACCATTGGTCACATCCGAAAGGTCGAACAGTTCAGCAATTTGCCCATTATTGCCTTAACGGCCAAGGCGATGAAAGGCGATCGCGAGAAGTGTATTGAAGCGGGGGCCTCAGACTACATCACCAAACCTGTAGACACCGAGCAGCTGCTGTCGCTGCTGCGGGTTTGGCTTTACCAATAG
- a CDS encoding glutathione S-transferase family protein — MTSASTTLAPLSWSELEALDHFQLDTVNGPTNAQARLRLFGQSESDVRVTLYRDNHAWCPYCQKIWLWLEEKQIPYRIEKVTMFCYGQKESWYKRKVPSGMLPALELDGRLITESDDILIALEQVFGPLTWGMGDPKVVPLRQLERLLFRAWCTWLCYPARSASEEQRSREQFTAVMAKVEEALGRTPGPYFLEEFSTADVVFTPYVERMNASLYYYKGYSLREENPRMAAWFDGMESRSTYCGTQSDFHTHVHDLPPQMGGCYENGEPQMLLNKQRVDRGPWFGLPDVTYPEPETSRMEALHRVIRHRDNIVKVNPADDDLFDQALRCALTHMMTGQVCPPPSGSDTALRYLCDRINVPRDMSIYAAKRLRDALEKTAALVGDRQGAPIPVRHRRDQDPLNFVRS, encoded by the coding sequence ATGACATCCGCCTCCACCACCCTTGCGCCCCTAAGCTGGTCAGAGCTTGAAGCTCTCGACCATTTTCAGCTCGATACCGTCAATGGGCCAACCAATGCTCAGGCCCGGCTGCGTCTCTTTGGCCAGTCCGAATCTGATGTGCGGGTGACGCTGTACCGCGACAACCATGCCTGGTGCCCCTACTGCCAAAAAATTTGGCTGTGGCTGGAGGAAAAGCAGATTCCCTACCGCATCGAAAAAGTCACCATGTTCTGCTACGGGCAGAAAGAGAGCTGGTACAAGCGCAAGGTGCCTTCGGGAATGCTGCCCGCCCTAGAGTTAGACGGTCGCCTGATTACCGAAAGCGATGACATTTTGATCGCCCTGGAGCAGGTCTTTGGCCCCTTAACTTGGGGCATGGGCGATCCTAAGGTCGTGCCGTTGCGGCAGCTAGAGCGGCTGTTGTTTAGAGCTTGGTGTACTTGGCTTTGCTATCCGGCCCGCTCTGCGAGTGAGGAACAGCGCAGCCGAGAGCAGTTTACAGCGGTTATGGCCAAGGTTGAAGAAGCCCTGGGCCGCACGCCCGGCCCTTATTTCTTGGAGGAGTTTAGCACTGCCGATGTCGTCTTCACGCCCTATGTCGAACGCATGAATGCCAGCCTTTACTACTACAAAGGCTATTCTCTGCGAGAGGAGAACCCCCGCATGGCGGCCTGGTTTGATGGCATGGAGAGCCGCTCCACCTATTGCGGCACCCAAAGCGACTTCCACACTCACGTTCACGACTTACCGCCCCAGATGGGAGGCTGCTACGAAAACGGCGAGCCTCAAATGCTGCTCAACAAGCAGCGGGTAGATAGAGGCCCCTGGTTCGGTCTGCCCGATGTGACCTACCCTGAGCCGGAAACCTCTCGCATGGAAGCCCTTCACCGCGTGATTCGGCACCGCGACAACATTGTTAAGGTCAACCCTGCCGATGACGATCTGTTTGATCAGGCGCTGCGCTGTGCCCTCACTCACATGATGACCGGCCAGGTGTGCCCGCCGCCGTCTGGATCGGATACAGCTTTGAGGTATTTGTGCGATCGCATCAACGTGCCCCGCGATATGTCGATCTACGCAGCCAAGCGGCTAAGAGACGCCTTAGAAAAAACCGCTGCGTTAGTGGGTGATCGTCAGGGCGCTCCTATTCCCGTTCGGCATCGCCGCGACCAAGATCCGCTGAACTTCGTGCGGAGTTAA
- a CDS encoding SDR family oxidoreductase yields MDFGIKGKVAVITGGDSGIGQATAKLLAAEGVKIALLDQTSEKLDQAVEEIRKVGEAISVQADLTKLEEVEAAKQHILDQFGSVHILVHAAGITGAQKEFLELSDDDWYESLEVDFMAAVRVCRAFIPAMQQAGWGRIVLIGSEDAVQPYVEEMPYCAAKAAILNFAKNLSKAYAQDNILVNSVSPAFIATPMTDKMMNKRSQKLGVGFDEAIDSFLEENRPHLVLKRRGKAQEVASVIAFLCSEQSSFVVGSNYRVDGGSVATVHH; encoded by the coding sequence ATCACGGGAGGAGATTCAGGTATCGGTCAGGCGACAGCCAAACTGTTAGCTGCTGAAGGCGTCAAAATTGCCCTGCTCGACCAGACATCAGAAAAGCTCGATCAGGCTGTCGAGGAGATTAGAAAAGTTGGGGAAGCGATTTCAGTCCAGGCAGATCTAACGAAGTTAGAAGAGGTTGAAGCTGCGAAACAGCACATTCTTGACCAGTTTGGCTCCGTTCACATTCTGGTACATGCCGCAGGCATCACGGGTGCCCAAAAAGAATTTTTAGAGCTGAGCGACGACGACTGGTACGAGTCCCTTGAAGTAGACTTCATGGCCGCTGTGCGAGTCTGTCGGGCATTCATTCCAGCCATGCAGCAAGCTGGTTGGGGCCGCATTGTTTTAATCGGTTCAGAAGACGCTGTGCAGCCTTATGTAGAAGAAATGCCGTACTGTGCTGCAAAAGCTGCCATTCTCAACTTTGCCAAAAACCTATCTAAAGCCTACGCTCAGGACAACATACTCGTCAATTCTGTCTCCCCGGCATTCATTGCAACCCCGATGACAGACAAGATGATGAATAAGCGATCGCAAAAGCTAGGGGTTGGCTTTGATGAAGCAATCGATAGCTTCTTAGAGGAAAATCGTCCCCATCTCGTCCTCAAGCGGCGAGGTAAAGCGCAAGAAGTTGCATCCGTCATTGCCTTCCTCTGCTCCGAACAGTCGAGCTTTGTTGTCGGCTCCAACTACCGCGTTGATGGCGGCTCAGTTGCAACCGTACACCACTAA
- a CDS encoding alpha/beta hydrolase, protein MAIADTAAPTLEWGGGNQTLVFLHYFGGAAMSWQWVAAQMQDYRCVAINLPGFGGAPALEPPSLKGYANAVSEEVARLNIEDYTLVGHSMGGKIALQVAISSDRPPQHVVLIAPSPPSQEPMPDEEKERLLSNHPSQDNAKTTVANATHQPLNKDQQALAIKTHMAVSETAWRWWLLEGMNHSLVDQLPQLRVPVTVFASKDDPVISFETIQSDVLGIIPGANLIATQGVGHLLPLEAADWVADRLRQIA, encoded by the coding sequence ATGGCGATTGCAGACACCGCTGCGCCCACCCTTGAGTGGGGCGGCGGCAATCAAACTCTTGTGTTTTTGCACTATTTTGGCGGTGCTGCAATGAGTTGGCAATGGGTCGCTGCCCAGATGCAGGACTATCGCTGTGTGGCTATCAACTTGCCAGGGTTTGGTGGGGCACCCGCGCTTGAGCCGCCCTCTTTAAAGGGGTACGCCAATGCCGTATCTGAGGAGGTAGCTCGTCTCAATATTGAGGACTACACATTAGTAGGGCACTCAATGGGAGGCAAGATTGCACTGCAGGTTGCCATAAGCAGCGATCGCCCCCCTCAGCACGTTGTTCTAATTGCGCCCTCACCGCCCTCACAAGAGCCTATGCCCGATGAGGAAAAGGAGCGGCTACTCAGCAACCATCCCAGCCAAGACAATGCAAAAACAACGGTTGCAAACGCTACCCATCAGCCCTTGAACAAAGACCAGCAGGCTCTGGCAATTAAAACCCACATGGCCGTAAGCGAAACGGCTTGGCGCTGGTGGCTACTAGAGGGCATGAATCATTCCCTGGTAGATCAGCTGCCGCAGCTCCGTGTGCCGGTAACCGTCTTTGCCTCCAAAGATGATCCGGTGATTTCCTTTGAAACGATTCAAAGCGATGTTCTGGGCATCATTCCCGGTGCCAATTTGATAGCTACCCAAGGGGTCGGACATTTATTGCCGCTTGAGGCGGCAGACTGGGTAGCAGACCGACTGCGGCAGATTGCATAG
- a CDS encoding nuclear transport factor 2 family protein translates to MTMTQDLIALEEQGWQALSSAGEAGKRFYSSVLRDDAVMLFPGGMRLDGKEKILAALAAQPWQSFQIEESQVISFSENASAVVYKVTAQREGGDPYVALINSTYVRREGTWQLVLHQQTPV, encoded by the coding sequence ATGACCATGACGCAAGATCTAATTGCCCTCGAAGAACAGGGATGGCAAGCCCTTTCATCAGCAGGAGAGGCAGGCAAAAGGTTCTATAGTTCTGTTCTCCGTGACGATGCAGTTATGCTTTTCCCAGGCGGCATGCGCCTAGATGGCAAGGAGAAGATTTTGGCAGCTCTAGCCGCTCAACCCTGGCAATCGTTTCAGATAGAAGAGTCGCAGGTGATTTCGTTTTCGGAGAATGCCAGCGCAGTCGTTTATAAAGTCACGGCCCAACGCGAAGGGGGCGATCCATACGTAGCTCTCATCAACAGCACGTATGTAAGGCGTGAGGGAACCTGGCAGCTGGTTCTTCACCAGCAAACGCCAGTGTGA